ACAGATCTTGAGATTTCCGAAATTACGACACCTTGTGGGCTAAAATCAAAACTGTTCCAGTTTGTTAGCAGAGTTTAACATAGAGTTCGTTGGCATCATAACACAGATATCAAGTGACGAGTACTGATCGTAGTACTGGTATAAAATATGTATATTTTCCTATCACGATAAATTTATACTCTTATCACCTATACTTGAATATAATCATGAAGATATTTACGCGCTAGTTCATGATTTCCACTATGTTTGTAGATGAAACTCAAATTGAAAGCAGTCTCAGCTTTCAAATCCAAATACTGCGGATTTTCCCTAACAATCGGACTGTCAAAGTTTAACACTCGCTTGTAGTAATCGACTGCTAGATGAAGTAGGCCTAACTGATGATACATGCGACCCAAATTATAAAAAGCTTCGTGACGTAATTCTTCCGGACGTCCAGCGAGATACTTTTCCATAAACACGTTCGCTTGTGCGATTAGTTGTTGCTTGTGCTTGGTGAACTTTTGGCAGGCGATCTGTGTCAGTGTGACGGCAATCATCATCGCTTGCAGCGGATCATTGGTGGCGagatatattttattgtattcGTTTAGGGCGTACTTATAGGTGGAGCAGTTGAGATGATAGTTGGCAATTAACACCTTCGGGTACATTCCAATTCTTGACGAACGGAAGAAAATTCGCGACAGATAGCGTTGGTATCGCACGTCGCCGCTAATGAACACGaccaaattaaacaaattccaAAGCTGCGGATGGTTGATCTTCGCTTCAAATGCATCGCCCTTCAGGTTGAACAAGGGTCGGATTTGATCTCGCATAATGTTTAATCCAAAGGTTGGATCCCGATTGTAAATACACGCCGTTAGGGCAAGCTGCTGCAGTTCCGAGCGATAGCAGTGAAACCGTTTAGAAGTTTGCAACGTAAACACCAGTTTCATGTAGTACGTATAATCGCGTTGCTCATCAGCCACGGTCAGCAAACGGAGGGCGAGATCCCATTCAGTTTCAACCGATAAATCGTTCCCTGTTACGAAATCCGGTACGCCTTCACCGAGAATCCGACTTTTGTTCTCATGGTACTTTACGTGCGATAAAACCGCAATATCCTGGCGCTTTTTAATCTGGTAGCAATGTCGCGCGAGCAACATGAAACCTGCCACAAGAAGCTCCTGGTAGCGACCAACATCATGCAGCAACAGGCAGCGCTCGTGAAGCACCTCCGGGTCGAGATAATTAACTTCGGGATTTTGTTCTAATGCTTTCAATGCTTCGTCGTACTGGCCCTTTTTTTTAAGCAGTGCTGCAAGTGCTAGTCTTGCATCCAGATAATCTGCCAGCGAAACTACCTAGGAGTAGAGCGGATTACGTTGATAAATTAGCTAAAGGATCCGAAAAAAAGTATTAAAGGTGCATCATTACCTTTTTATAGCCTATAATAGCCTCGTCATAATTTTCAATCCATCGGGAACAATCAGCGTAGCGCAACCAGACCGCAGCTAGGGAGAACTTCTTGCTTCTGATCAACGGTACCAATAGCCGCAGCGCATGACGGTAGTATTCCTCCTTCATCAACGCCTCAGCAACATCCAGATAACAATCGCCATCATTCTCTGGGTCAATGTGTGCGAGAATATCATCTATTACTTTATCAAAACACTGTTCACACTTCAAATGCACCAGAACTACTGCTAGCTTCGTACGCAAATCAAGAACTATGTCGCCAGGAATGACGATGAAGAAGTCTGGGCTCATTTGAGATTCCTCTCCAACCCCGAGTTCGTAGTTGTAAAGTTCAACGCTTGCGTGCATTGCAAGAATGTCCAGCGCCTGGCGATAGTGGCCGTTGGCAATTAGCAGTTCAATCAACAGA
The Anopheles moucheti chromosome 2, idAnoMoucSN_F20_07, whole genome shotgun sequence genome window above contains:
- the LOC128299712 gene encoding general transcription factor 3C polypeptide 3 — translated: MSESDVDFDASNVEIEELEVDEVDESALSEFVELQQQPVMMHPASHTTQSTSSAGANSSAQSESETDDENIQQREVLIKKLVAREISFSEYQARMQQDDDLDDDDADIDQSRKKKSSFFQDLNNSRRDILKGNFQGSTKPEGKAVMRRHKRSLPTALQGLMGQANLCYARGDTKTAEDLCMEIIRQVPLAHEPFITLAQIHEMDDPEKYLQYSLIAAHLNPSDSEQWLHVAEIFINRGNVEEALKCYTRGIRANPKNVDIRLKRAQLMETRDEKQALKYYYNMLPFIPKEQADFLISTAKRVAKKFHEETNVGAALDAMQRAYSTAPEKFSMEDINLLIELLIANGHYRQALDILAMHASVELYNYELGVGEESQMSPDFFIVIPGDIVLDLRTKLAVVLVHLKCEQCFDKVIDDILAHIDPENDGDCYLDVAEALMKEEYYRHALRLLVPLIRSKKFSLAAVWLRYADCSRWIENYDEAIIGYKKVVSLADYLDARLALAALLKKKGQYDEALKALEQNPEVNYLDPEVLHERCLLLHDVGRYQELLVAGFMLLARHCYQIKKRQDIAVLSHVKYHENKSRILGEGVPDFVTGNDLSVETEWDLALRLLTVADEQRDYTYYMKLVFTLQTSKRFHCYRSELQQLALTACIYNRDPTFGLNIMRDQIRPLFNLKGDAFEAKINHPQLWNLFNLVVFISGDVRYQRYLSRIFFRSSRIGMYPKVLIANYHLNCSTYKYALNEYNKIYLATNDPLQAMMIAVTLTQIACQKFTKHKQQLIAQANVFMEKYLAGRPEELRHEAFYNLGRMYHQLGLLHLAVDYYKRVLNFDSPIVRENPQYLDLKAETAFNLSFIYKHSGNHELARKYLHDYIQV